A window from Bordetella petrii encodes these proteins:
- a CDS encoding TRAP transporter small permease subunit, translated as MLRGFVAAIERLSRAAGVLAALLLIVAMVVVCQMIFMRYVFRAPTSWQTEVVVFSATAAIFIGAPYVLLTRGHVGVEVIELLLRGKALRRLNLMASVLGLAFCVIMAVASAMYWYAAWDGGWTTPTIDAISLWIPLAPMVLGFILLSLQYLVEILKICSPGEYA; from the coding sequence ATGCTTCGAGGTTTTGTTGCGGCGATCGAGCGCCTGTCGCGCGCTGCCGGCGTGCTGGCCGCGCTTTTGCTGATAGTGGCCATGGTGGTGGTCTGCCAGATGATCTTCATGCGCTACGTGTTCCGCGCGCCCACCAGCTGGCAGACAGAGGTAGTGGTGTTTTCGGCGACCGCCGCGATTTTCATCGGCGCGCCCTACGTACTGCTGACGCGCGGGCACGTCGGGGTCGAGGTGATCGAGCTGCTGCTGCGCGGCAAAGCCCTGCGGCGCCTGAACCTGATGGCCTCTGTTCTGGGCCTGGCATTCTGCGTGATCATGGCCGTGGCCAGCGCCATGTACTGGTACGCCGCCTGGGACGGCGGCTGGACCACGCCCACCATCGACGCCATTTCATTATGGATACCCCTGGCCCCGATGGTGCTGGGATTCATCCTGCTCAGCCTGCAATACCTGGTTGAGATTCTCAAGATATGCTCGCCGGGAGAATACGCATGA
- a CDS encoding TRAP transporter large permease yields the protein MSPTWAAITIIAALFVFLGTGMPIAFALGLAAVGGLFLDMGPSVVEVLAETMFAGIANLAYVSIPMFVLMGAIVAGTPAGGDLYKALDRWLYKVPGGLVLSNIGACAIFAGMTGSSPATCAAIGKMGIPEMMNRGYPASVATGSIAAGGTLGILIPPSVTMIVYGISTQTSIGRLFLAGVLPGLMLTAMFMAWALLDARRKGFSFDVGKVSYSLRDKLLTLPRVLPLLMIVVGLLFVLYGGVATPSEAAGAGAMLTLLVVAVVYRLVKMKTYTGIFGSAMRESVMIMMIMASAELFAFALSSMFITQTVAQGIAALEVNRWVLMGMINVFLLVAGMFLPPVAVIVMAAPLLYPIVVQAGFDPYWFAVVLTINMEIGLITPPIGLNLFVLNSIAPQVPTKEVLWGSLPYVLVMLGGIVLLCLFPQIVTWLPDLIMGPAT from the coding sequence ATGAGTCCGACCTGGGCCGCTATTACTATCATTGCCGCGCTGTTCGTCTTCCTGGGCACCGGCATGCCCATTGCGTTCGCGCTGGGCTTGGCCGCCGTGGGCGGGCTGTTCCTCGACATGGGGCCGTCCGTGGTCGAGGTGCTGGCCGAGACCATGTTCGCCGGCATCGCCAACCTGGCCTATGTCTCGATTCCCATGTTCGTGCTCATGGGCGCCATCGTGGCCGGCACGCCGGCGGGGGGCGACCTGTACAAGGCGCTGGACCGCTGGCTGTACAAAGTGCCGGGCGGGCTCGTGCTGTCCAACATCGGCGCCTGCGCCATTTTCGCCGGCATGACGGGCTCCAGCCCGGCCACCTGCGCCGCCATCGGCAAGATGGGCATCCCCGAGATGATGAACCGCGGCTATCCGGCCTCGGTCGCCACCGGCTCCATCGCGGCCGGCGGCACGCTGGGCATCCTGATTCCGCCTTCGGTCACCATGATCGTCTACGGGATCTCCACACAGACCTCGATCGGCCGGCTGTTCCTGGCGGGCGTGCTGCCCGGCCTGATGCTGACCGCCATGTTCATGGCCTGGGCGCTGCTGGACGCGCGCCGCAAAGGCTTCAGCTTCGACGTGGGCAAGGTTTCGTACTCGCTGCGCGACAAGCTGTTGACGCTGCCGCGCGTGCTGCCGCTGCTGATGATCGTGGTGGGCCTGCTGTTCGTGCTGTATGGCGGCGTGGCCACGCCGTCCGAGGCGGCCGGCGCCGGCGCCATGCTGACCCTGCTGGTCGTCGCGGTGGTCTACCGGCTGGTGAAGATGAAGACCTACACCGGCATTTTCGGCTCGGCCATGCGCGAAAGCGTCATGATCATGATGATCATGGCCTCGGCGGAACTGTTCGCCTTCGCCCTGTCGTCGATGTTCATCACCCAGACCGTGGCGCAGGGCATTGCCGCGCTGGAGGTCAACCGCTGGGTGCTGATGGGCATGATCAACGTCTTCCTGCTGGTGGCGGGCATGTTCCTGCCGCCGGTGGCCGTCATCGTCATGGCCGCGCCGCTGCTGTATCCCATCGTGGTCCAGGCCGGTTTCGACCCGTACTGGTTCGCCGTGGTGCTGACCATCAACATGGAAATCGGCCTGATCACCCCGCCCATCGGCCTGAACCTGTTCGTGCTGAATTCCATCGCGCCACAGGTGCCCACCAAAGAGGTGTTATGGGGGTCATTGCCCTATGTGCTGGTCATGCTGGGGGGCATTGTGCTGCTGTGCCTGTTTCCCCAGATCGTTACCTGGCTGCCCGACCTCATCATGGGTCCGGCGACCTAG